A DNA window from Thiothrix subterranea contains the following coding sequences:
- the gyrA gene encoding DNA gyrase subunit A — MATFAKEIIPVNLEDEMRQSYLDYAMSVIVGRALPDVRDGLKPVHRRVLFAMSELGNEWNKPYKKSARIVGDVIGKYHPHGDTAVYDTMVRMAQPFSLRYMLVDGQGNFGSVDGDSPAAMRYTEVRMSKIAHELQMDIDKETVDFVPNYDGNEKEPSVFPTRLPNLLINGSSGIAVGMATNIPPHNLTETVNACLALLADPDMDISDLMEYLPGPDFPTAGIINGARGIRDAYHTGKGRIYVRARANVEVDERTHRETIIVTELPYQVNKARLLEKIADLVKEKKLEGISELRDESDKDGMRMVIELKRGESGDVIINNLYKQTQMQSVFGINMVALIDGQPRLLNLKDILAAFLRHRREIVTRRTIFEVRKARERAHILEGLAVALSNIDDIITLIKSAPSPADAKLGLVARAWNAGIVSDMLSRSGADTCRPDDLPEQYGLRPDGYWLSEVQAQAILDLRLHRLTGLEKDKIIAEYRELLEKIADLLEILGNPDRLLQVIRDELLLVRDTYGDARRTEINVVGEDLCMEDLIADEEVMVTFSHAGYAKAQTLDTYRAQKRGGRGKAATAMKDEDFIEKLFVASMHDTLLCFSSRGRMYWLKVYQLPMGGRGARGKPMVNLLPLEEGERINAVLPIREYAEDKYIFMATSEGTVKKTPLTEFSRPRTAGIIAVDLRDGDQLVDVAVTNGDNEVMLFSTSGKAIRFHESDVRAMGRTAAGVRGIRMDDGQEVNALIILGEGELLIATENGYGKRTRAEEFSQQGRGGQGVIAIQTSDRNGNAVGAVQVRDDCQIMLITDGGTLVRTPVADVSIVGRNTQGVTLIRLNDGEKLVQIAPILTDASDIADDDDTATDVSDDQE, encoded by the coding sequence ATGGCCACATTTGCCAAGGAAATTATCCCGGTTAATCTCGAAGATGAAATGCGTCAGTCCTATTTGGACTACGCAATGAGTGTCATTGTTGGACGTGCGTTACCGGATGTGCGGGATGGTTTGAAACCCGTCCACCGCCGTGTGTTGTTTGCGATGAGCGAACTCGGCAACGAATGGAACAAGCCCTACAAAAAATCCGCGCGTATCGTCGGTGACGTGATTGGTAAATACCACCCGCACGGTGATACTGCCGTGTACGACACAATGGTGCGGATGGCGCAACCGTTCTCGCTGCGCTACATGCTCGTGGATGGTCAAGGTAACTTTGGTTCTGTGGATGGCGATTCGCCTGCTGCGATGCGTTACACCGAAGTACGCATGTCCAAAATTGCCCACGAATTGCAGATGGACATCGACAAAGAAACCGTCGATTTTGTCCCCAACTACGATGGCAACGAAAAAGAACCCAGCGTTTTCCCTACGCGCCTGCCCAACCTGCTGATCAACGGTTCATCCGGTATCGCGGTCGGGATGGCGACGAATATTCCCCCGCACAACCTCACCGAAACCGTGAATGCGTGCCTCGCGTTGCTGGCTGATCCCGATATGGACATCAGCGATTTGATGGAATACCTGCCGGGGCCTGATTTCCCCACCGCCGGTATTATCAATGGCGCACGCGGTATCCGCGACGCTTATCACACCGGTAAAGGGCGCATTTACGTCCGCGCCCGTGCCAATGTTGAAGTCGATGAACGCACGCATCGTGAAACCATCATCGTCACCGAGTTGCCGTATCAGGTGAACAAGGCGCGTTTGCTGGAAAAAATTGCCGATCTGGTCAAAGAGAAAAAGCTTGAAGGCATCTCCGAATTGCGCGACGAATCCGACAAAGACGGGATGCGCATGGTGATTGAACTCAAGCGCGGTGAATCCGGCGATGTGATCATCAATAACCTCTACAAGCAAACCCAGATGCAGAGCGTTTTCGGCATCAATATGGTCGCGTTGATCGACGGTCAACCGCGTTTGCTGAACTTGAAAGATATACTGGCAGCCTTCCTGCGTCACCGCCGTGAAATCGTCACGCGCCGCACCATTTTTGAAGTACGCAAAGCCCGCGAACGCGCCCACATCCTCGAAGGTTTGGCGGTCGCGCTCTCCAATATCGACGACATTATTACCCTGATTAAATCCGCGCCTAGCCCTGCCGATGCCAAACTCGGTTTGGTGGCACGCGCTTGGAATGCAGGCATTGTCAGCGACATGTTGAGCCGTTCCGGTGCGGATACTTGCCGCCCTGACGATTTACCGGAACAGTACGGTTTGCGCCCTGATGGCTATTGGCTGTCTGAAGTGCAAGCCCAAGCGATTTTGGATTTGCGCCTGCACCGTTTGACGGGTTTGGAAAAAGACAAGATCATTGCCGAATACCGCGAATTGCTGGAAAAGATTGCCGATTTGCTGGAAATTCTCGGCAATCCTGACCGCTTACTGCAAGTGATTCGCGACGAATTACTGCTGGTACGTGATACCTACGGTGATGCACGCCGCACCGAAATCAACGTGGTCGGCGAAGACCTGTGCATGGAAGACCTGATTGCTGACGAAGAAGTCATGGTCACGTTCTCGCACGCCGGTTACGCCAAAGCGCAAACGCTGGACACTTACCGTGCGCAAAAACGCGGCGGACGCGGCAAAGCAGCGACGGCGATGAAGGATGAAGATTTCATCGAAAAGCTCTTCGTGGCGAGTATGCACGACACTTTGCTGTGCTTCTCCAGCCGTGGGCGCATGTATTGGCTGAAAGTTTACCAATTACCAATGGGCGGACGCGGCGCACGTGGCAAGCCAATGGTTAATTTGCTGCCGCTGGAAGAGGGCGAACGCATCAATGCAGTGCTGCCAATCCGCGAATACGCCGAAGACAAATACATCTTCATGGCAACCTCCGAAGGTACGGTTAAGAAAACCCCATTGACGGAATTCTCACGCCCGCGCACGGCGGGCATTATTGCGGTTGATTTGCGTGACGGCGACCAATTGGTTGATGTTGCCGTGACCAATGGCGATAACGAAGTCATGTTGTTCAGCACCTCCGGCAAAGCGATTCGTTTCCACGAATCCGACGTGCGGGCAATGGGACGGACGGCGGCAGGCGTGCGCGGTATCCGCATGGATGACGGGCAGGAAGTCAACGCGCTGATCATTTTGGGCGAAGGCGAATTGCTAATTGCCACCGAAAACGGTTACGGCAAACGCACCCGTGCAGAAGAATTCTCGCAGCAAGGGCGTGGCGGGCAAGGCGTGATTGCGATTCAAACCTCTGACCGCAACGGTAACGCGGTGGGGGCGGTGCAGGTACGCGACGATTGCCAAATCATGCTCATCACCGACGGCGGTACGCTGGTTCGTACCCCGGTCGCTGATGTTTCCATCGTGGGGCGCAATACGCAGGGTGTGACCCTGATCCGCCTCAACGACGGGGAAAAACTGGTGCAGATTGCGCCGATTTTGACCGATGCCAGCGATATAGCCGACGACGATGACACGGCGACCGATGTAAGCGACGATCAGGAATAA
- a CDS encoding SDR family NAD(P)-dependent oxidoreductase — protein MQQDVQDLLAYVPSASALQGRVILVTGAAAGMGKAIATACAQYGATVVLLDKEMRRTEDTYDAIVNAGYPEPAIYPLDMQGATAKDYFDLTENIRAQLGRLDGLMLNAAWLGSFTPISHYDTELWSKMIMVNLHANFLLTHACLPLLQEAADPAIVFASHASKKAFYGAFGVAKAGMAAFCDILAAEHDDPAHFIRVNTVDTGPARTSMRTLNFPGENPNSVARPEALVAPYLYFLGADAGKRTGEHLVFARQPGDAHWVGEASAT, from the coding sequence ATGCAGCAAGATGTGCAAGATTTATTGGCGTATGTGCCATCAGCGAGTGCCTTACAAGGGCGGGTGATTTTGGTCACGGGCGCTGCCGCAGGCATGGGCAAAGCGATTGCCACCGCGTGTGCGCAATACGGGGCAACCGTGGTGCTGCTCGATAAAGAAATGCGCCGCACCGAAGACACTTATGACGCCATCGTCAACGCTGGCTACCCCGAACCCGCCATTTACCCGCTGGATATGCAGGGCGCAACCGCCAAGGATTACTTCGATCTCACCGAAAATATCCGCGCACAATTAGGGCGTTTGGACGGTTTGATGCTGAATGCGGCATGGTTAGGTTCATTCACGCCGATTTCGCATTACGACACCGAATTGTGGTCGAAAATGATTATGGTGAATTTGCACGCCAACTTCTTGCTGACTCATGCGTGTTTGCCATTATTGCAGGAGGCTGCTGACCCCGCGATTGTGTTTGCCAGCCATGCGTCGAAGAAGGCGTTTTACGGCGCATTCGGGGTGGCAAAAGCGGGAATGGCAGCGTTTTGCGATATTCTCGCGGCTGAACATGATGACCCCGCGCACTTTATTCGCGTGAATACGGTGGATACCGGGCCAGCACGTACCAGTATGCGCACCTTGAATTTCCCCGGTGAAAACCCCAATAGCGTGGCTCGCCCCGAAGCCTTGGTTGCGCCGTATTTGTACTTTTTGGGTGCAGATGCAGGCAAACGCACGGGCGAACACCTGGTATTTGCACGGCAACCGGGCGATGCCCATTGGGTCGGCGAGGCGAGTGCGACCTAA
- a CDS encoding glutamine amidotransferase-related protein, whose protein sequence is MLIGILETGRAPDELIPEHGTYTTMFAALLEQTGADLRFQVFAVIDGEFPDSPQACDGWLITGSRHGVYDDLPWLEPLKVLIRQIQQEQVPLIGICFGHQIMAEALGGKVTKAPQGWGVGRHHYQVVQSLPWMGTAPADITLNAMHQDQVMECPPQAQVFLQSAFCPYAGLVYGTSAFSVQAHPEFTLAFERALIELRDDAPLPHEIAAPALADLNQTNASTDSNAVARWMADFYITATG, encoded by the coding sequence ATGTTAATCGGTATTTTAGAAACCGGACGGGCGCCGGATGAACTCATCCCCGAACACGGGACATATACCACCATGTTTGCCGCCTTGTTAGAGCAAACCGGCGCTGATTTACGCTTTCAGGTATTTGCGGTGATAGATGGTGAATTCCCAGATTCGCCGCAAGCCTGTGACGGCTGGTTAATCACTGGCTCGCGGCATGGCGTGTACGATGATTTGCCGTGGTTAGAACCGTTAAAGGTATTGATCCGCCAGATCCAACAGGAACAAGTCCCACTGATTGGCATTTGTTTTGGGCATCAAATCATGGCGGAAGCCTTGGGCGGCAAAGTGACCAAAGCGCCGCAAGGCTGGGGTGTCGGGCGGCATCACTATCAGGTAGTGCAATCTTTGCCTTGGATGGGTACAGCCCCCGCCGACATCACTCTCAATGCTATGCATCAGGATCAGGTGATGGAATGTCCGCCGCAAGCGCAGGTGTTCCTGCAATCAGCGTTTTGCCCGTATGCAGGGTTGGTCTATGGAACATCAGCCTTCAGCGTACAAGCTCACCCGGAATTTACATTGGCGTTTGAACGCGCATTGATTGAGCTGCGGGATGATGCGCCCTTGCCCCATGAGATTGCTGCACCAGCGTTGGCGGATTTGAATCAAACCAATGCCAGCACCGACAGCAACGCGGTTGCCCGCTGGATGGCTGATTTTTACATCACTGCGACGGGATAA
- a CDS encoding 2OG-Fe dioxygenase family protein, producing MDTLLHKPGFMFAMGDTNRLQQRLARRMGQAYKRFRDSWGGLLLDPYLRDGGDYRYRRYSVFHWQHNALTVLPHEPHYQSSHYNRVHGGFNRHFRGWLPTTLANPVLKEVIGWATQQFSRSPAELWRIQAHQFRIIARPDQQGKPTPEGIHKDGAEYILIMMMDRHNVDGGESRIYDNTMRPLAEGTLAQAGDLVLVNDHAVYHGVTAISPADPTQPAWRDVLVLTFHKALA from the coding sequence GTGGATACGTTATTGCACAAACCAGGGTTTATGTTCGCGATGGGTGATACCAATCGCTTGCAGCAACGCCTTGCCCGCCGGATGGGGCAGGCATACAAGCGCTTCCGCGACAGTTGGGGCGGCTTGCTGCTCGACCCGTATTTGCGTGATGGTGGGGATTATCGCTATCGGCGTTATTCGGTGTTTCATTGGCAACATAATGCCTTAACGGTATTGCCGCACGAGCCGCATTATCAAAGCAGCCATTACAACCGGGTACACGGTGGATTTAACCGGCATTTTCGCGGCTGGCTGCCCACGACCTTGGCGAATCCGGTGTTGAAGGAAGTGATTGGCTGGGCAACGCAACAATTTTCGCGCAGCCCTGCCGAATTGTGGCGGATTCAAGCCCATCAGTTCCGCATTATTGCCCGCCCTGATCAACAGGGAAAACCGACACCCGAAGGCATTCATAAGGATGGTGCGGAATACATCTTGATCATGATGATGGATCGGCACAATGTTGACGGCGGCGAGAGTCGTATTTACGACAATACCATGCGCCCTTTAGCGGAAGGTACGTTGGCGCAAGCGGGGGATTTGGTGTTGGTGAATGATCATGCGGTTTATCACGGCGTGACCGCGATTAGCCCCGCCGACCCAACTCAACCCGCTTGGCGGGATGTGCTGGTGTTGACGTTTCACAAAGCGCTGGCCTAG
- the ubiG gene encoding bifunctional 2-polyprenyl-6-hydroxyphenol methylase/3-demethylubiquinol 3-O-methyltransferase UbiG, translating into MTNPTPNVDPNEIRKFEDLAWRWWDRDSEFKPLHDINPLRLNYIDDHAHLQGKNVIDIGCGGGILAESMARRGAIVTGIDMGATPLEVAELHALESQVEVTYRQISAEAIATEAPEQFDVVTCMEMLEHVPDPASVIAACAALVKPGGDVFFSTLNRNPKAFALAIVGAEYVMNMLPKGTHEYAKFIKPSELERWARSVGLELRNIAGMTYNPLFQSYRLGKDVDVNYLMYFKKEM; encoded by the coding sequence ATGACCAACCCAACACCGAACGTCGACCCCAACGAAATCCGCAAATTTGAAGACCTCGCCTGGCGCTGGTGGGATCGTGACAGCGAATTCAAACCGCTGCACGACATCAACCCGCTGCGCCTCAACTACATTGACGATCACGCGCATTTGCAAGGCAAAAACGTCATCGACATTGGCTGCGGCGGCGGTATTCTTGCCGAAAGCATGGCACGCCGTGGCGCGATTGTTACCGGCATCGACATGGGCGCAACCCCGCTGGAAGTCGCCGAATTACACGCGCTGGAATCCCAAGTCGAAGTGACTTACCGCCAAATCAGCGCCGAAGCCATCGCGACTGAAGCTCCTGAGCAATTCGATGTCGTGACCTGCATGGAAATGCTGGAACACGTTCCCGACCCCGCCTCCGTGATTGCGGCGTGTGCCGCACTGGTCAAACCCGGTGGCGACGTATTTTTTTCCACCCTCAACCGTAACCCCAAAGCGTTTGCGTTAGCGATTGTCGGCGCGGAATACGTGATGAATATGCTCCCCAAAGGCACGCACGAATACGCCAAATTCATCAAGCCCTCCGAACTCGAACGCTGGGCGCGTTCTGTCGGCTTGGAGCTGCGGAATATCGCGGGCATGACATACAATCCGCTGTTCCAGAGTTATCGTCTGGGCAAGGATGTGGATGTCAATTACCTGATGTATTTTAAGAAGGAAATGTGA
- the cmoA gene encoding carboxy-S-adenosyl-L-methionine synthase CmoA, giving the protein MQRDSIYALPQGQVVDFAFNEAVADVFPDMIRRSVPGYETIIALLGVIARRYAQPHSRIYDLGCSLGASTLSMAAQVRVEDLSFVCVDNSAAMTRRCEQILQRHLPSGQFQVECADIQAIALNNASVVVLNFTLQFLKPDERLAMLRHIYEGLLPGGVLILSEKLQFADAAEQALLTDIHLEFKRANGYSELEISQKRSALDHVLIPDTFAQHVERLEAAGFTQVVNWFQGLNFASLLAVKA; this is encoded by the coding sequence ATGCAACGTGATTCCATCTACGCACTTCCCCAAGGACAGGTCGTCGACTTCGCTTTTAATGAAGCAGTCGCGGATGTATTTCCTGACATGATTCGCCGTTCAGTGCCGGGTTATGAAACCATTATTGCGTTATTGGGCGTGATTGCGCGGCGTTACGCGCAGCCGCACAGCCGTATTTATGATCTGGGGTGTTCCTTGGGGGCGTCAACTTTGTCGATGGCGGCGCAAGTGCGGGTTGAGGATCTTAGTTTTGTGTGCGTGGATAATTCTGCCGCAATGACACGCCGTTGTGAACAAATCTTGCAACGCCATCTACCCAGCGGACAGTTTCAGGTGGAATGTGCGGATATTCAGGCCATTGCCTTGAACAATGCGTCGGTGGTGGTGCTGAATTTTACATTGCAATTCCTCAAGCCGGATGAACGCTTGGCGATGTTGCGTCATATTTATGAGGGTTTATTGCCGGGTGGGGTGCTGATTTTGTCAGAAAAGCTCCAGTTTGCGGATGCGGCGGAACAAGCCTTGTTGACCGATATACATTTGGAATTCAAGCGAGCGAATGGTTATAGCGAACTTGAAATCAGCCAGAAACGTTCCGCGCTGGATCATGTGCTGATTCCTGATACGTTCGCGCAACACGTCGAGCGCTTGGAGGCTGCGGGTTTTACCCAAGTGGTGAATTGGTTTCAGGGCTTGAATTTTGCGTCATTGTTGGCGGTGAAAGCGTGA
- the pheA gene encoding prephenate dehydratase → MADTFNLQAIRERIDALDTQILALLNERAQCAEQVAHAKLAEDPNATFYRPEREAQILARMQSLNAGPLRDEQITHLFREVIASCLALEESMRIAYLGPAGTFTQEATFKHFGMNVGTLPVDSIGQVFREVEAGRVRYGVVPIENSTEGVITHTLDMFMQSGLRICGEISLRIHQNLMCRHENWQGVQKVYAHAQSLAQCRYWLDKHLPHAERIPVSSNAEAARLVSHDDGAAALGSRQAAPIYGLHIVQDSIEDNPNNTTRFLVIGDQVVTPSGNDRTSLLVSTRNRPGSLYHLLKPLAENGVDMTRIESRPARTTNWEYFFFLDVRGHEQDADISGALAALRDEAEVVRVLGSYPVAVM, encoded by the coding sequence ATGGCTGATACCTTCAATTTGCAAGCAATCCGTGAGCGCATTGACGCGCTGGATACCCAAATTTTAGCCTTACTCAACGAACGCGCACAATGTGCCGAGCAGGTGGCACACGCGAAGTTGGCAGAAGACCCGAACGCGACGTTTTACCGCCCCGAACGCGAGGCGCAAATCCTTGCGCGGATGCAGTCATTGAATGCGGGCCCGTTGCGTGATGAGCAAATTACGCATTTGTTCCGTGAAGTCATTGCGTCGTGTTTGGCGCTGGAAGAATCCATGCGCATTGCGTATTTGGGGCCAGCGGGGACGTTTACGCAAGAAGCGACCTTCAAACATTTTGGCATGAATGTCGGTACGTTGCCGGTGGATTCGATTGGGCAAGTGTTCCGCGAAGTCGAAGCGGGCAGGGTGCGCTATGGCGTTGTGCCGATCGAAAATTCCACTGAAGGCGTGATTACGCACACGTTGGATATGTTCATGCAGTCGGGTTTGCGGATTTGCGGGGAAATTTCTTTACGGATTCATCAGAATTTGATGTGTCGGCATGAAAACTGGCAGGGCGTGCAAAAGGTGTATGCGCACGCGCAATCGTTGGCACAATGCCGCTATTGGCTGGATAAACATTTGCCTCATGCCGAACGCATTCCGGTGAGCAGCAATGCGGAGGCGGCACGATTGGTATCCCATGATGATGGTGCTGCGGCGTTGGGGAGTCGGCAAGCTGCGCCGATTTACGGCTTGCACATTGTGCAGGACAGTATCGAAGATAATCCCAATAACACCACGCGCTTTTTGGTGATTGGGGATCAAGTCGTCACACCCAGCGGCAACGATCGCACGTCGTTGTTGGTTTCCACCCGTAACCGCCCCGGTTCGCTGTATCACTTGCTGAAACCCTTGGCGGAAAATGGTGTGGATATGACGCGGATTGAATCGCGTCCGGCACGCACTACCAATTGGGAATACTTTTTCTTTTTGGATGTGCGCGGGCATGAGCAGGATGCTGACATTAGCGGCGCATTAGCAGCGTTGCGTGATGAGGCGGAAGTGGTGCGGGTGTTAGGGTCTTATCCCGTCGCAGTGATGTAA
- the cmoB gene encoding tRNA 5-methoxyuridine(34)/uridine 5-oxyacetic acid(34) synthase CmoB, with protein sequence MQSLYRFLQDSRLAPWLDSLPAQLETALQGSHGKWEEWQAALAAAPDFHPQQLDFNSSAITLGTAADIDVASRAQLLTCLQALIPWRKGPYHLFGIEVDTEWRSDWKWERVLPHLSPLSGRLVLDVGCGSGYHLWRMRGAGAEAVIGIDPTLLFLTQFQLIKRYAGEQPVWMLPLKSEDLPDLRQKGFDTVFSMGVLYHRRDPLGHLQELRRALRAGGELVLETLVVAGDEHTVLMPHDRYAKMRNVWFIPSVALLELWLKRLGFTHIRVVDVTTTSIQEQRCTAWSKGESLADFLDSQDISRTIEGYPAPVRATLIANTPA encoded by the coding sequence ATGCAGTCATTGTACCGTTTTTTGCAAGATTCGCGTCTTGCACCTTGGTTGGATAGCTTGCCTGCACAACTCGAAACCGCGTTGCAAGGTTCGCACGGTAAGTGGGAAGAATGGCAAGCTGCTTTGGCTGCTGCGCCCGATTTTCACCCACAACAGCTTGATTTCAATAGCAGTGCCATAACGCTTGGTACGGCTGCCGACATTGACGTAGCCTCCCGTGCGCAATTATTGACGTGTTTGCAAGCCCTGATTCCTTGGCGCAAAGGCCCTTACCACTTGTTCGGGATTGAGGTGGATACTGAATGGCGTTCCGATTGGAAGTGGGAGCGGGTGTTACCGCATCTGAGTCCATTGAGCGGGCGTTTGGTGTTGGATGTGGGTTGCGGGAGTGGCTATCACCTGTGGCGGATGCGCGGGGCGGGGGCTGAGGCGGTGATTGGCATTGATCCCACCTTGCTATTCCTGACGCAGTTTCAATTGATTAAGCGTTATGCAGGGGAACAGCCGGTCTGGATGTTGCCGCTGAAAAGCGAAGATTTGCCTGATTTGCGTCAAAAAGGCTTTGATACGGTATTTTCGATGGGCGTGTTGTATCACCGCCGCGATCCGTTGGGGCATTTGCAGGAATTGCGCCGCGCTCTGCGAGCCGGTGGCGAGTTGGTGCTGGAAACTTTGGTGGTCGCAGGTGATGAACATACGGTGCTAATGCCGCACGACCGTTACGCTAAAATGCGCAATGTGTGGTTCATTCCCTCGGTGGCATTATTAGAATTGTGGTTGAAACGGTTGGGATTCACTCATATTCGTGTGGTAGATGTCACAACAACTAGCATTCAAGAACAACGTTGCACGGCGTGGAGTAAAGGCGAATCGTTGGCGGACTTCCTTGATTCCCAAGATATTAGCCGCACTATAGAAGGATACCCCGCGCCGGTAAGAGCGACGCTTATCGCTAATACCCCCGCGTGA
- the serC gene encoding 3-phosphoserine/phosphohydroxythreonine transaminase: MSRVFNFSAGPAVLPEAVLAQAQVEMLDWQGCGMSVLEMSHREQHFASIAAQAEADLRELLGIPSNYKVLFLQGGAYSQFSMIPMNLLRGKTRMDYVDTGDWSSKAIDEARRYGDVNVVASSSAGNYTSIPDPATWQCDPNAAYLHYTPNETIRGVEFGFVPDVGDVPLVADFSSTILSRPIDVSRFGLIYAGAQKNIGPAGLTIVIVREDLLGQTVPCTPVMFDYNVQADNGSMYNTPPTYAWYLAGLVFKWLKAQGGLSAMAAINERKANKLYAAIDASDFYHCPVDLTCRSWMNIPFTLAKPALDKAFAAEAEQAGLVSLKGHRSVGGMRASLYNAMPEAGVDALIHFMQDFAQRNG, encoded by the coding sequence ATGAGTAGAGTATTCAATTTCAGCGCAGGCCCTGCGGTATTGCCCGAAGCGGTTTTGGCGCAAGCGCAAGTGGAGATGCTGGACTGGCAGGGTTGTGGGATGTCGGTGCTGGAAATGAGTCACCGCGAACAGCATTTTGCGTCGATTGCCGCGCAAGCCGAGGCGGATTTACGCGAATTGCTGGGGATTCCGAGCAATTACAAAGTGTTGTTTTTGCAAGGTGGGGCGTATAGCCAGTTTTCGATGATCCCGATGAATTTATTGCGTGGCAAAACCCGCATGGATTACGTCGACACGGGTGATTGGTCATCAAAAGCGATTGATGAAGCGCGGCGTTACGGCGATGTGAACGTGGTTGCGTCGAGCAGTGCGGGCAATTACACCAGTATTCCTGATCCGGCAACTTGGCAATGTGACCCGAACGCAGCGTATTTGCACTACACCCCGAATGAAACGATTCGTGGTGTGGAGTTTGGTTTTGTGCCGGATGTGGGCGATGTGCCGTTAGTGGCAGATTTTTCATCGACTATTTTGTCGCGTCCGATTGATGTCAGTCGTTTTGGGCTGATTTACGCGGGTGCGCAAAAGAACATCGGCCCTGCGGGTTTGACCATCGTGATTGTGCGTGAGGATTTACTGGGGCAAACCGTGCCGTGTACGCCAGTCATGTTTGATTACAATGTGCAGGCGGATAACGGCTCGATGTATAATACACCGCCAACTTACGCATGGTATTTGGCAGGTTTAGTGTTTAAGTGGTTGAAAGCGCAAGGTGGCTTGTCAGCAATGGCGGCGATCAATGAGCGCAAGGCCAACAAGTTGTATGCGGCAATTGACGCTTCAGATTTTTATCACTGCCCTGTTGACCTGACGTGCCGTTCATGGATGAATATACCGTTTACGCTGGCAAAGCCCGCCTTGGATAAGGCATTTGCTGCTGAAGCCGAACAAGCCGGATTGGTTTCCCTGAAAGGACACCGTTCGGTAGGTGGGATGCGTGCCAGCCTCTACAACGCCATGCCGGAAGCCGGTGTGGATGCTTTGATTCACTTCATGCAGGACTTCGCGCAACGCAATGGCTGA